The proteins below are encoded in one region of bacterium:
- a CDS encoding type II toxin-antitoxin system HicA family toxin encodes MLKPISRRELMRRLRRLGFIGPFSGGKHQFMEKGNFKISIPNPHGNDIGVKLLDRIIKDLKISASEFLDL; translated from the coding sequence CGCGAGCTTATGAGAAGGCTTAGGCGACTAGGTTTTATTGGTCCTTTTTCTGGAGGCAAGCATCAGTTTATGGAAAAAGGCAATTTTAAGATTTCTATTCCAAATCCACACGGCAATGATATCGGAGTAAAATTGCTAGATAGAATTATTAAGGACTTAAAAATTAGTGCCTCAGAGTTTTTGGATCTATGA